The Coccidioides posadasii str. Silveira chromosome 2, complete sequence genomic interval TGGTAGCCTCTCCAAGCTCTCACAACGCATTTACCCGCTACGTACCGAATATGTAACCCAACGTTTAAATACGAATCGTCCAGGAATCCCCGACGAGTGCTAACAAAGCCCAGCAAGGGAACCAAGAATGATGGCTATGACAATGATGACAGTGACTATATCCTCTATGTCAATGACATTCTTGGCAGTGAGGAGGCAAATCATAAGTGAGTGTTCTCTGGGCAATACAATATGTAGCTGTGGTTAATATAGTATTTCTAGGAACCGGTACCTTATTCTTGATGTGCTTGGACAAGGCACGTTTGGTCAGGTGGTGAAGTGCCAGAACTTGAAGACCCAAGAAGTTGTTGCTGTCAAGGTTGTGAAAAATCGGACAGCATATTTTAATCAGAGCATGATGGAAGTTTCAGTTCTTGACCTGGTAAGATTTTTTAATCAGATGCTTTTTAAACAAATGCTCATGTCGAACAGATCAATAGTAAGCTGGACAAGAACGATGATCACCATCTTTTGCGCCTAAAAGATACCTTCATACATCGACAACATCTATGCCTGGTTTTTGAGCTTCTAAGTGTGAATCTCTATGAACTCATCAAACAAAATCAATTCCGTGGACTTAGCACAACATTAGTTAGGGTTTTTGCGCAGCAACTTCTAAATGGGTTAGCATTACTCAACAAAGCTCGGCTCATTCACTGTGACCTCAAACCAGAAAATATTCTTTTGAAGAAGTGAGTTTAATTTTTATCTGAAGGTGACATTGACCTATTAATGTGCTAACACCATTTCCCAAATGCAGCCTCGAAAGTCCAATCATCAAGATCATAGATTTTGGTTCTGCTTGTGATGAAAGGCAGACAGTCTATACTTATATTCAATCCCGATTTTATCGTTCACCTGAAGTTCTTTTAGGCCTTCCGTAAGTGATTGCCTTGGGATGCCTCAGAGAAACTACGCTAATATATCCATAGATATTCATCTGCTATTGACATGTGGTCATTAGGTTGTATTGTTGTCGAGCTTTTCCTTGGTTTGCCATTATTTCCGGGATCCTCCGAGTACAACCAGGTTTCTAGAATAGTAGAAATGCTGGGCATGCCGCCAACATGGATGATCGAGATGGGAAAGCAAGCCGGCGAATTCTTTGAAAAAACCCAAGATGAATTTGGGAGACGAAGTTATAGGCTTAAAAGCCTTGAACAGTACTCGCGTGAGCACAACACCAAGGAGCAGCCGAGCAAGAGATATTTCCAGTCGAACAACTTGAGTGAAATCATTCGTAACTATGCCATGCCAAGGAAGAATATGAAGCAAGCAGAAATTGATAGAGGTAATATTCTTTGGATAATTGCAGGCATCTGAATCTCTGGCTTACTTTCTATCGTCTAGAGTTGAACAATCGCGTTGCATTTACTGATTTTGTTCGTGGACTATTGACAATCAATCCCCTAGAAAGGTGGTCGCCGCAGCAAGCAAAGTTGCACCCTTTCATTACTCAGCAAAAATTCACACAGCCATTTGTGCCGCCTATGAACTTGAAATCCTCTGTTATCAACAAATCTGTTGCGCCCGGTgttcagcagcagcaacaagcCGAGGCCGCTAGCAAACAACGTGCGGCACAAGAGGCACAAGTACACGCACAGGCCCAATCTGCAGCTCAGTCTGCATATGCAATGCAAATGAATCCATATAACCCGGCTTCTCACAGTCAACCTCCGACAGTGTACAACAACATGTACCCTGGTCATCAACAAGGTGCCCCACCCCCTTATCCGGCGCAGCAATCAGGATATGGACACCAGATGGGAATGATGCAAAGTCCTTCTCATATTCCGCAACAACCATATGGAGCTTCCCAGAGCCTTTATGCCCAAGCAACAACGAGAGCTGGACGACAAAGAGCTTCCACTATGGATCAGCAACAGAGTGGTATCCCTCCTGCGATTCAGAGGGTTGCCAGTCATTTAGATCCAAATGCTCCGATTCGCTTGCAACCCAGCCCAGCTTATTATCCTCCACCGGCGGATGGATATTCTGAAGGAAATGCATCTGGGACGCGTCGGAGAGGCAGCCGTGTCGGTGGAAACCATGGTCGGGGTCGAGATTTTATTCGCACCCTCGAAGACGGTGCACTTGGTGATGGATTTGTGGCCCAAAATCAATGGCGATGATATGGATATAACCCCCCATTGTCCAACTTACACATGCGGTGTTGGGGGGTAAACGCATATTTTCACGACTGGCTAGACTCCCGAGGGAGTCGATAGGGGTGGGCATCTGTATTTCTGCCCTACTTTTTTGTTCTATATATATGCGTACTCAAGCCATCCAGGTGTCCCCGTGGGCACGAGTTCCAAAAATGACGGCTCGGTCAGTATAGTG includes:
- the YAK1 gene encoding dual specificity protein kinase yak1 (EggNog:ENOG410PGCF~COG:T~BUSCO:1942at33183); its protein translation is MDPQWPAYSDSAGSRANQFGNGHPSQMSQKYTVPGPGAQSQMQQPQAPLGYTYETYQSPTATNPPPLPSNAKSVSMTSSPTATPLTREYIDPDTPMEDADPYNRSKYPTRSSQQNRPSSQYLSSEESSVARKYSPMNITSPAVPYNASPNTSQGSYSFQAGNSSSRPSPTRTNAFSASSQNFQSPSSGAPSRPQAPRLPPMQTTDISPEQYYPQSATLQLHTAFGQNSKTQPARPSHLNQSSSALETSARRGPVPRFQKIKSTQELKPKVNAQPAFRRANPEGGFISPLQALTTHLPATYRICNPTFKYESSRNPRRVLTKPSKGTKNDGYDNDDSDYILYVNDILGSEEANHKNRYLILDVLGQGTFGQVVKCQNLKTQEVVAVKVVKNRTAYFNQSMMEVSVLDLINSKLDKNDDHHLLRLKDTFIHRQHLCLVFELLSVNLYELIKQNQFRGLSTTLVRVFAQQLLNGLALLNKARLIHCDLKPENILLKNLESPIIKIIDFGSACDERQTVYTYIQSRFYRSPEVLLGLPYSSAIDMWSLGCIVVELFLGLPLFPGSSEYNQVSRIVEMLGMPPTWMIEMGKQAGEFFEKTQDEFGRRSYRLKSLEQYSREHNTKEQPSKRYFQSNNLSEIIRNYAMPRKNMKQAEIDRELNNRVAFTDFVRGLLTINPLERWSPQQAKLHPFITQQKFTQPFVPPMNLKSSVINKSVAPGVQQQQQAEAASKQRAAQEAQVHAQAQSAAQSAYAMQMNPYNPASHSQPPTVYNNMYPGHQQGAPPPYPAQQSGYGHQMGMMQSPSHIPQQPYGASQSLYAQATTRAGRQRASTMDQQQSGIPPAIQRVASHLDPNAPIRLQPSPAYYPPPADGYSEGNASGTRRRGSRVGGNHGRGRDFIRTLEDGALGDGFVAQNQWR